TGTTTTCATCGCTTGGAGGCATAACCGTGGGGAAAAAATTCCTTGATCTATTTGCCGGCACAGGAGCCTATGGGCTAGAATCACTTAGTAGAGGTGCTATCGGTGGCCTATTTGTTGAAATAAATTTTTCTTTGAAATCAATTCTACAGAAAAACATAAATGCCGTTTCCAAAAGTATCGACATCGACAGCTCCTGTTGCGGTATCATCATAGGCAATGGCCTGACATTTTATTCCAAAGAAAAGTTTGATCTGGTCTTCATTGATCCACCCTATGATATCTCGAGAAGTTCATCGGATAGGCTTCTAGTAAACGCTCTGACACTTCTGTCGGACAGCTATGATGCACGGTTGATATTTGAAGTGCCTTCGGACTTGCCATCGCCGGTAATACATGGATTACATGAGATAAACCGTATCGGTAAAAGTAATAAAAGAAATAGCCCGGCTGCCATAATATATGGAAAAAGTTGATCACTCATCCATGTTATTTTCATCAGAAAATTGCATGATTTCGGCTAGAGTTGTCCTGCCTTTTTTTACCTGTTCCCAGGCACATTTTGACAACGTTTCCATCCCGTGTTCTATGGCTATATCTCGTATTATTTTCGTCGGCGTACCCTTTATGATTTCCGAATGAAGTCTGTCATTTACCACAAGAACCTCAAACACAGCGAGTCTTCCACGGAACCCATTTTTACATTTATCACAGCCTTTGCCTTCGAATATTTTATCGCTAAATTGTATTTCGTCTTTAGGGTCTATCCCAAGGGCTTTTAGGCAGTGGCTCAGTTCAGCCTCTTCGTATTTCTTTGGTTTTGCACAGTGTGGACAAAGTTTCCTGACCAATCTTTGGGCTACCACCAATTGTAATGAACTTGCGATCATGAATGGCTCGAGATTCATGTCTACTAATCTTGAAATCGCTCCAGCTGAGTCATTTGTATGTAATGTACTGAGCACAAGGTGTCCGGTAATAGAGGCTCTTATGGCTA
Above is a genomic segment from Puniceicoccales bacterium containing:
- a CDS encoding RsmD family RNA methyltransferase codes for the protein MRITGGVAKSIKLALLECGSLRPATDFLRQAVFSSLGGITVGKKFLDLFAGTGAYGLESLSRGAIGGLFVEINFSLKSILQKNINAVSKSIDIDSSCCGIIIGNGLTFYSKEKFDLVFIDPPYDISRSSSDRLLVNALTLLSDSYDARLIFEVPSDLPSPVIHGLHEINRIGKSNKRNSPAAIIYGKS